The sequence below is a genomic window from Micromonospora aurantiaca ATCC 27029.
TGGAGGCCGGGCCCACCGGGTCCGGCTGGCGGGTCCGGACCGTGCTGCCCCCGGCCGAGTCCGCCCACCGGGCGCCCCGGCCCCGGGCGGGCACGCCGGAGCCGGCGTGATCCGGGTGCTGCTGGTCGACGACCAGCACCTCATCCGGGCCGGCCTGCGGATGCTCTGCGACGCCCAGCCCGACCTCGAGGTCGTCGGCGAGGCCGACAACGGCCGGGACGCGGTCGCCCTCGCCGCGCGGCTGCGACCCGACGTGGTGGTGATGGACCTGCGGATGCCCGGCGTCGACGGGATCACCGCGACCAGCCGGATCCTCGCCGACCGGCCCGCCACCCGGATCATGGTGCTCACCACGTTCGGCGACGACGACCACCTCTACCCCGCGCTCACCGCCGGTGCCTGCGGGTTCCTGCTCAAGGACGCGCCCCCGGCCGACCTGCTCGACGGCGTCCGCCGCGCCGCCGCCGGGGACAGCCCGTTCAGCCCGGACGTCCTGCGCCGGCTGGTCGAACGCGCGGTGCACGCCCGCGCCGGCGCGCCCCGGCGGACGGCCGACCTGACCGCGCGCGAACAGGACGTGCTGGACCTGGTCGCCGACGGCCTGTCGAACACCGAGATCGCCGACCGGCTGCACATCGGGGTGACCACGGTGAAGACGCACATCACCAGCCTGATGACCAAGACCGGCAGCGCCAACCGGGTACGCCTGGCGCTGTGGGCGCGCGGCGGCTGACCCGGTCACTCCTCGATCGCGCCGCCCACCGCCCGCAGGTGCGCCCGGAACGTCAGCGCCGGGTCCGCCTCCCGGGCCGCCAGGTACGCGCCGAACCCGACCTGCGCGCGCAGCGACTCCCCGGCCCGGATCCGGTCGGCCTGCCGCCGTTCGGTGTCCCGGATGGACTCGGCCAGGTCGAACAGTTCCCCGGCCCGATCGGCGGGTACGAACAGCACACCGTCGTCGTCGGCCAGCGCCAGATCCTGCGGGCCGACGGTGAACGGCCCGACCATGGCGTGCTCCAGCGCACCGTCCGGACGCGGGTCCAGCTCCAGGGGCCCGCTCGGGGTGGCGCCGAGGCTGAACACCGGCAGCCCGACCGCGACCAGGTCCGCGGTGTCCCGGTGCGCGCCCCACACCACCAGCCCGGCCAGGCCGGCGGCCCGCGCCTCCAGCACCACCAGGTCGCCGACGCAGGCCCGGTCGGTGCGCCCGCCGTCGTCGACGACGAGCACGTCCCCCTCGGCGGCCTGCTCGATCGCCTCCAGGAAGACGTCCACGCTGCCGGCGTGCCGGGCCGGGCGGACCCGGCCGGCCAGGCGCCGCCCGGGCAGCACCGGGACGACGGCGGCCGGGGCGCAGCGGACGGGGACACCGGCGCGCAGGCAGGCGTCGGCGACGTGCGCGGTGGTGAGCGCGGCGAAGCGGGCGGCCGGTGCGTCCTGACGGATGTCCATGCGCCGACGCTAACCAGCCGGACCGGCTCGGGCAGGTGCCAGTTCACGCCCGGTGGCCTTCGGCTGGTGCCGTCCGGCGGGCCGGCGCGGGACCGGCCGGCTCATCCGGGCCCGGACCGGCGGGCGCGCCTCCGCCTCCCCCGCCCCGGCGGCCCGGCGCACTGTGCCGTTGGCGTCCTCGGGCCGGCAGCCGGTGGCCCGCAGCAGCTCGCTCTGCCCGGTCCGCAGGTCGCTGATCATCGCCTCGCCGTAGGTGCGCACGCCCTGCGACCAGGCGCGCCCGGCCAGCTCGGCGCCCTGCCGGACCAGCTCCCGGGTGCGTTCCAGATCCTCTCCGGACTTGCAGGCCCGCTTCAGCTCCCGCACCGCCTCGCCGAGGCGGGCCACCGCGTCGGGCAGCGCGGGCGGGATCGGCTCGTCGTACTGCAACGCGGTGGCGGAGCGGCGGGCGATCGAGCGGGCGTACAGGAGCAGCCGTTCGAGGTGCTGGGTCGCGTCGGCGTACCTGTGGAACTGGGCGCGGCGGTGCCAGCGAGCCGGCGCGATGGTGACCACCTCCTCGGCCCCGCTGAGCGCGTCGTTGAGCCGCCCGATGTCCGGTTCGAGCCCGCGCAGGTCCTCCAGGGCGCGCTGGGCCGCGTCGGCGTCCCGCCGGGTCAGCGCGTGGGCGACGGCGTCGAGCTGCTCGGTGAGCCGGGCGACCACCGGTTCCACCGCCCGGTCCAGCACGCGGATCGGGTTGACCGGCAGCAGCAGCGCTACCACGAACAGACCGACCAGGCCGCCGACCAGCGCGTCGAAGATGCGGGGCAGCTCCAGGCCGGGCTGCACCGGCGCGAGCGTGGCGATCAGCACCGCCGTGCCGCCGGCCTGGCCGACGAGCGCGCCGCCGCGCCCGGCCACCAGCAGGGCGGTGGCGATGGCGAGCGTGACCACCAGGCCGGTCTGCCAGGAGCCGCTGCCGAGCAGCGCGCGCAGCAGGTCACCGACCACGATGCCGAGGCCGACGCCGACGAGCAGCTCGAACGTGCGACGGGCGCGCTGGCCGATGGCGGTGGCGATGGTGCCGACCGCGGCGGCGGGAGCGAAGACGTGCGCGCCGGAGCCGAGCAGCTCCTGGGCGAGCAGCGCGGCGAGCGCCGCGGCCAGCCCGGCCTGCGCGGAGATCACCACGGTGATCTCCAGCTGGCGCAGCCGGTTCCGGCCGGCCGCGCCGCCCTGGGCGCGGGCCCGGGAGAGCGCGAGACCGCCCCGCTCGACCGCCCGGTCCAGGGGCGAGCGGACGGTGTCGGCGCGGCGGTCGGTCATGACGGCGGTTACCCGGCTCCGGGCCGGTGAATCGTCTCCCGGCCGTGCCCCGCGCGCCGTGGGCGGGTCAGCGGCGGTACGTGCGGTCGAGCAGGTCGAACAGCGCCGTCCAGTGCCGCTGCGTGGCCTGCTCGTCGTACATCGGGGTGTCCGACTGGGTGTAGCCGTGGCGGGCGCCGGCGTACACCTCGGAGCGGTAGGTCACCCCGGACGCGTCCAGCGTCTTCTCCAGCGTGGCGATCTGCTCGGCGGTCATCGACGGGTCGGCGTCGGCGTGCCCGAAGTAGAGTTCGCCGGTCACCGCGCCGACGGCCAGGTGCGGGCTGTCCGGGGCGTCGGTGACCACCCGGCCGGCGTGGAACGCGGCCACCGCGGCGATCCGGTCCGGGAGTGCCTCGACGGCGCGCAGCGCGTTCGTGCCGCCCATGCAGTAGCCGGTGATCGCCGCCGGACCCGGCGCGACGTCCGGACGGGCGGCGAGGAAGTCCAGGTAGGCGGCCGTGTCGCGGGCCACCGCGTCCGGCGTCAACGCGGCCATCATCGGCCCGATGCTCTCGAACAGGGCGCCCCGGCGGCTGTCGTCGGCGAGCGCGCCGAGGTCGATCAGCGGGGCGCGCCCGGCGCGGTGGAACAGGTTGGGGGCGAGCACCACGTACCCGCGCTCGGCGATCGTGGCGGCCATCTCCGCGACCCGGGGCCGCAGCCCGAACGCGTCCATGAACAGCAGCACGGCCGGGAAGGGCCCGCCGGTCCCCGGCGTGGCCAGGTAGGCGTCGGCAGTCCCGTCGGGGGTGGGTACGTCCACGATCGTCGGCTGCACTGCCGGGCCTCCTCGCTGCGGGTTCCGCGCTGCACGCTACCCCCCGGCCCGGCGGCCGTTTGCGGAGGTCCAGCGTGGGAATCCGGCGATCCCGGCGGAGGAAGGCGGCGAGATGGACCAGGACCAGTTCATCGGCGCGGTGGCCCAGCGGTGCGGCGCGTCCGCGGAGCAGGCCACCGCGATCACCCGGGCGACGTTGACCACGCTGGCCGAGCGCATCGACGGCGGGGAGGCCCGCGACCTCGCCGACCGGCTGCCGGAGGCGCTGCGGGCGTACGCGTTCGGCCCGGCCGAGGACGCCGAGCCGTTCGGGCTCGACGTGTTCGTGGAGCGGGTGAGCGGACGCGCCGACGTGGACGTGGACGCCGCCCGGGACGGGGTCACGGCGGTCTTCGACGTACTGCGCGACGCCGTCGACCCGGCCGTCTACGCCCAGGTCGTCGGGCAGCTCCCGGCCGAGTACGGCGACGTGGCCGACCAGAGCGCCCCGTACGTACGGCGCTCGGCGTGACGGGCACGCGATGAGCGAGGACGCGCTGCGCCGCCCGCCCGCGGCCGACGCGCAGGAGCAGCGGCAGGACGAGACGCTCGTCGGGCCGCCCGACACGGTCGACGCGGCGGTGCCCGAGGCGGGCGAGGCGGACCTGGCCGAGCAGGGCGTGCTGCGCCCGCCGAGCGACCGGGCCGGCCTGGGCGAGTCGGTGCGCGACGACCTCACCGCCGCCGACGCGGTGGAGCAGAACACGGAGATCCCGCTGCCCGACGAGGAGCACTGGGCCTGACGGTCAGTGATCCGGGCTGTCCGCCCGGGCCATCAGCCGCAACGCGTTCGGGTCCAGGCCGATGCGGACCGGCGTTTGCCCGTACGGCTCGCCGTCGACCTCGATGCGGGCCGGCCGGTCGGTGTCCAGCCACAGCTGGCGTACCGCCAGGAACGGCTCGTCGCCGAGGGTGCGGCGGTGGCCGGCCGCCGCGTTGCGCGCCGTCTCGCGCAGCAGCCCGCGCCGGGTCGGCCCACCCACCGGGTACGCGACCAGCAGCCGGTCGTCGGCGGTGGCGTCGGCGGTGATGGGCCGGCCGGCGTGGAAGCCGCCGTTGGCCACGTACACCTGGTGGGTGGTGAACGTGTGCTCGCGGCCCTCGGCGCGGACCGTCACGGCCAGCGGCCGGTGCCGGGCGAGCAGCCCCAGCCCGGTCAGCGGGTACGCGAGCCGCCCGACGACCCGCTTCAGCCCCGGCGGCGCGGCCTGCATGATGTCGGCGGACAGCCCGATCCCGACGTGGTTGGTGAACCGGGTGTCACCGATCAGGCCCAGGTCGACGTCGATCACCTTGCCGTCGGTGAGCACCGCGATCGCCGCGTCCAGGTCGAGCGGGACGCCGACGGTGCGGGCGAAGTTGTTAGTGGTGCCCAACGGCAGCAGGCCCATCGCGACGTCCCGGTGGGCGAGCAGCCGGGCCGCCGCGCCGACGGTGCCGTCGCCGCCGCCGGTGACCAGCAGGTCCGGCCCGAGGTCGGCGGCCTCGGCGAGTACCCGGTCCAGCTCGCCGGGCCGGTCCACCGGGTACGCGCCGAGCAGCGTGAAACCGGCCGCCCGCAGGCGTGCGTGGACGGTGTCGTACAGCCGGCGGCCGCGGCGGGAGTGGGCGTTGACCACGAGCGCCGCCCGCCGTCGTTCCCGGATCGCCGTCGACAGCTCCTGCTTGGTCCGCACGGTTGCGACCCTATCCGCCGCGGCGGCGACGGATCGGCGCACGGGTGGACGACATCGGTTATCGTCGCGACGGCCATGATCGTCGATCTTCGAGGGTGGATGTCCAGATGAGTCAGCCGGCAGCGCCGCAGGCGACAGCACCAGTGCCCCCGCCCACGCCGCCGTACCGGCCGTCGCGAGTCCTGATCGGGCTGGCGCTGACCGTTCCGGCGGTGATCGCCTGGGTCTGGTCGTACGTCCTGCCCACGCTGTCCACTGCGGCCCGCAGCTTCCAGGCGGACGGGCCGCGCCGCTCGGGCGAGTCGGTCGGCACGGCGAACTACGAGGCCGCCTTCACCGACGGGGTGGTCGGGCAGATCGGGTTCGCGGTGCTGCTCGGCCTGGTCCCGCTTGCGGTGGCGCTGATCGCGGCGCCGCTGCTCGCGGTCCTCGCCGACCGGGCCGGCCGGGCCGCCCGCCTGGTGACACGGGGCGTGCTCGCGCTGCCGCTCGCCGCGTACGCGCCGGTCGCCGTGCTCCTCGGCCTGCGCGCCGAGGGCATCGAGGACGGCACCCTCGCCCGGGACCTGCAGTCCCCCCGGCTGTTCCTCACCTCGGCACTGGCGCAGGTGACGTTCGGGCTGGTCGTCGCGGTGGCCGCGACGCTGTACCTGAGCGCGCTGCGCCGCCGCGAGCCCGGCGACCGGCCCGCGTCCGCCGTGCTCGCCGTCGGCGGGCTGCTCACCCTGGGCGTTCTCGCCACCGCCCTGCAGACGTACGCCGCCCCGGCGCTGCTGACCGCCGGCGGGCCGCGCGGGGACTCCGCCACCCCGGTGTTCGCCACCGTGCAGGGCGCCTTCCGGACGATGCGCTTCGGTCTCGGATCCGCCACGTCGACGCTGCTGCTGGTGCTGCTCGGGCTGCTCGGGCTGGCCGCGGCAGGGCTCGTCCTGGCCACCCGGCTGCGGATCGAGTTCGACGGCTGGCGGGACCGGCCGGCCGTCGGGGCGGCGGAGTCCTCCCCCGGCCGCCGGCCGCTGTTCGCCGCGCTGGTCGCGGTCGCGCTCCTGGTCGTCGTCGGCGTGACCGTCTGGGCGTCGCTGCCGTGGCTGCGGAACTCCTCCTCCGGCACCGGGCGTCTGCCGGCCGCGGTCGAGACCTCGACGGTGCTCGTCAACACCTGGCTGCCGCCGCTGCTGTCCACGCTCGTCGCGGTGGGCGTCGCGGCGCTCGCCGGGTTCGGCATCGGCGCGCTGCGCCCGCTGGGGCGCTTCAGCGAGCTGCTGCTGGTGCCGTTCGCGCCGTGGCTGTTCGTCGGCGTCGGCCCGCTGGCGATCGCCGGCTACGAGCGCACCCAGGAGTCCGGGCAGCTGGGCTCGTTCCTCGGCCTGGTCCCGCCGGTCTGGCTGTCGGTGCCCGCGCTGTTCGCGTTCACGCTGCTCTTCCGGGGCCAGCACGCCCGGTGGCGCTCCGGCGGCGGCGTCGGCCGTACGCTGCTCCTGCCGGCGCTGCCGATGCTGGCCGTGACCGCGCTGCCGACCTGGCTGGCGCACGCCCAGGCGCCACTGTGGGCGATGCTCGTGAGCCGGGGTCCGGACAGCATGACCGCGCCGGTGCTGGTGCAGATGCTCGCCGACCGCCGCTTCGGCGCCGACGGCGGGCCTCCGCTGGGCCTGGTCATGCCGCTTCCCCTGCTGGTGCTGTTCGTGTTGCTGTTCGCCGCGCTCATGGTCGGCTACCTGGAGCGGCTCGCGATCCGCGTCGGGCGGCCGACCGACGTGCAGCCGACGCCCGCCGGGGCGGATCCGTCCGTCCGCAAGGTCACCGCGTAGGGAAACCCCCGATTACGGCCGGTGACGACGCGCCTAGCGTCGGAGCCATGGCATCTGACGCGCTCACACCGGCCCGGACCGCCCGTACCCACCGCGCCCGCCTGGCGCTGCCCCTGCTGCTGCTCGCCCTGCTCGCGCCGGCCGGGTGCGACTCCGGCGACGGGATCGTCGACGGCGGGTCGGCCGACACGGCGGCGGGCGAGGACGGCGGCGGCGTGGACGCGGGCGCGGTCGACGGCGTCCGGCCCCCGTGCCCGTTCACCGCCGCCCAGGTCTCCGAGCTGGTCGACCGGAAGCTGCGCGACGAGGGCAACTGCTCGTTCGGCGACGGCATCGCCCAGCTGGCGGTCACCACCGCCTCCGCCACCGCCGGCAAGGCCACCTACGACTACCAGCACGACCAGGCCGGCCAGCAGTA
It includes:
- a CDS encoding sugar ABC transporter permease; protein product: MSQPAAPQATAPVPPPTPPYRPSRVLIGLALTVPAVIAWVWSYVLPTLSTAARSFQADGPRRSGESVGTANYEAAFTDGVVGQIGFAVLLGLVPLAVALIAAPLLAVLADRAGRAARLVTRGVLALPLAAYAPVAVLLGLRAEGIEDGTLARDLQSPRLFLTSALAQVTFGLVVAVAATLYLSALRRREPGDRPASAVLAVGGLLTLGVLATALQTYAAPALLTAGGPRGDSATPVFATVQGAFRTMRFGLGSATSTLLLVLLGLLGLAAAGLVLATRLRIEFDGWRDRPAVGAAESSPGRRPLFAALVAVALLVVVGVTVWASLPWLRNSSSGTGRLPAAVETSTVLVNTWLPPLLSTLVAVGVAALAGFGIGALRPLGRFSELLLVPFAPWLFVGVGPLAIAGYERTQESGQLGSFLGLVPPVWLSVPALFAFTLLFRGQHARWRSGGGVGRTLLLPALPMLAVTALPTWLAHAQAPLWAMLVSRGPDSMTAPVLVQMLADRRFGADGGPPLGLVMPLPLLVLFVLLFAALMVGYLERLAIRVGRPTDVQPTPAGADPSVRKVTA
- a CDS encoding RraA family protein, with amino-acid sequence MDIRQDAPAARFAALTTAHVADACLRAGVPVRCAPAAVVPVLPGRRLAGRVRPARHAGSVDVFLEAIEQAAEGDVLVVDDGGRTDRACVGDLVVLEARAAGLAGLVVWGAHRDTADLVAVGLPVFSLGATPSGPLELDPRPDGALEHAMVGPFTVGPQDLALADDDGVLFVPADRAGELFDLAESIRDTERRQADRIRAGESLRAQVGFGAYLAAREADPALTFRAHLRAVGGAIEE
- a CDS encoding response regulator — its product is MIRVLLVDDQHLIRAGLRMLCDAQPDLEVVGEADNGRDAVALAARLRPDVVVMDLRMPGVDGITATSRILADRPATRIMVLTTFGDDDHLYPALTAGACGFLLKDAPPADLLDGVRRAAAGDSPFSPDVLRRLVERAVHARAGAPRRTADLTAREQDVLDLVADGLSNTEIADRLHIGVTTVKTHITSLMTKTGSANRVRLALWARGG
- a CDS encoding dienelactone hydrolase family protein; translated protein: MQPTIVDVPTPDGTADAYLATPGTGGPFPAVLLFMDAFGLRPRVAEMAATIAERGYVVLAPNLFHRAGRAPLIDLGALADDSRRGALFESIGPMMAALTPDAVARDTAAYLDFLAARPDVAPGPAAITGYCMGGTNALRAVEALPDRIAAVAAFHAGRVVTDAPDSPHLAVGAVTGELYFGHADADPSMTAEQIATLEKTLDASGVTYRSEVYAGARHGYTQSDTPMYDEQATQRHWTALFDLLDRTYRR
- a CDS encoding diacylglycerol/lipid kinase family protein is translated as MRTKQELSTAIRERRRAALVVNAHSRRGRRLYDTVHARLRAAGFTLLGAYPVDRPGELDRVLAEAADLGPDLLVTGGGDGTVGAAARLLAHRDVAMGLLPLGTTNNFARTVGVPLDLDAAIAVLTDGKVIDVDLGLIGDTRFTNHVGIGLSADIMQAAPPGLKRVVGRLAYPLTGLGLLARHRPLAVTVRAEGREHTFTTHQVYVANGGFHAGRPITADATADDRLLVAYPVGGPTRRGLLRETARNAAAGHRRTLGDEPFLAVRQLWLDTDRPARIEVDGEPYGQTPVRIGLDPNALRLMARADSPDH
- a CDS encoding FUSC family protein, giving the protein MTDRRADTVRSPLDRAVERGGLALSRARAQGGAAGRNRLRQLEITVVISAQAGLAAALAALLAQELLGSGAHVFAPAAAVGTIATAIGQRARRTFELLVGVGLGIVVGDLLRALLGSGSWQTGLVVTLAIATALLVAGRGGALVGQAGGTAVLIATLAPVQPGLELPRIFDALVGGLVGLFVVALLLPVNPIRVLDRAVEPVVARLTEQLDAVAHALTRRDADAAQRALEDLRGLEPDIGRLNDALSGAEEVVTIAPARWHRRAQFHRYADATQHLERLLLYARSIARRSATALQYDEPIPPALPDAVARLGEAVRELKRACKSGEDLERTRELVRQGAELAGRAWSQGVRTYGEAMISDLRTGQSELLRATGCRPEDANGTVRRAAGAGEAEARPPVRARMSRPVPRRPAGRHQPKATGRELAPARAGPAG
- a CDS encoding DUF2267 domain-containing protein, with the translated sequence MDQDQFIGAVAQRCGASAEQATAITRATLTTLAERIDGGEARDLADRLPEALRAYAFGPAEDAEPFGLDVFVERVSGRADVDVDAARDGVTAVFDVLRDAVDPAVYAQVVGQLPAEYGDVADQSAPYVRRSA